A genome region from Campylobacterota bacterium includes the following:
- a CDS encoding helix-turn-helix domain-containing protein, producing MEKKYKELLNTVKDEFDLSISFGQASQEVKLPPIIRMEYDIELIKIEFIEFALITPKHQEPDSIKRINMIQERYNKPLLYLSENIASPLKRQFLDSHISFVSKNMIYLYPLLLIQKDRGEFVQNKNIKNINISMQPLMLYLLYNHRYDDHFSVEKIHSEFKQSIPTIYRYIQVLEDLSLIKVEKDGRNKFFKLNQEMSFEKMIELLRSPVKETVFIKHEDFQRINKNHQYCIAGESALSQYNLAVSQQSYAVFYNDTKGREWDKVNYSSRYYDEYDEIQKWHYDPKSINKMIKDSYMYYQDSVDPISLYLSLRDIDIDIDIRLTDAIEELFEEIKRLYGWQTI from the coding sequence ATGGAAAAGAAATATAAAGAACTTTTAAATACTGTAAAAGATGAATTTGATTTGTCTATATCATTTGGACAAGCGAGTCAAGAAGTCAAATTGCCTCCTATAATAAGAATGGAATATGATATAGAGTTAATTAAAATAGAATTTATTGAATTTGCCTTAATCACTCCAAAACATCAAGAGCCAGATTCAATAAAGCGGATAAATATGATACAGGAAAGGTACAATAAGCCTCTTTTATACCTAAGTGAAAACATAGCCTCACCTCTTAAAAGACAGTTTCTTGATTCTCACATATCATTCGTATCTAAAAATATGATATACCTATATCCTCTTTTGCTGATTCAAAAAGATAGAGGTGAATTTGTTCAAAACAAAAATATAAAAAATATAAATATATCTATGCAACCTTTAATGCTTTATCTCCTATACAATCATAGATATGATGATCATTTTAGTGTTGAAAAAATTCATTCAGAGTTTAAACAAAGTATTCCAACAATATATAGATATATCCAAGTTTTAGAAGATTTATCTTTAATAAAAGTAGAAAAGGATGGAAGAAATAAATTTTTTAAACTAAATCAAGAGATGTCTTTTGAGAAGATGATAGAACTATTGCGTTCACCTGTCAAAGAAACAGTTTTTATAAAGCATGAAGACTTTCAAAGGATAAATAAAAATCATCAATATTGTATAGCTGGTGAAAGCGCACTTAGTCAATATAATCTAGCCGTAAGTCAACAAAGCTATGCAGTTTTTTACAATGATACAAAAGGAAGGGAATGGGATAAAGTGAATTATTCTTCTCGTTATTATGATGAATACGATGAAATACAAAAGTGGCATTATGATCCAAAAAGTATCAACAAAATGATAAAAGATTCGTATATGTATTACCAAGATAGTGTTGATCCAATATCACTATATTTAAGCCTTAGAGATATTGATATTGATATTGATATTAGACTTACAGATGCAATAGAGGAATTATTTGAAGAGATTAAAAGGTTATATGGATGGCAAACGATATAG
- a CDS encoding site-specific integrase, producing the protein MGLKPVGGKYEGVWINELKNGDISYYINYRDDQGKPVKVLVGKKTKISDFTVKDAYAKLIEMKYKLQHDEEPTIKAGRTSKLKFEAIWEEFYSYAKANKKSYLMDERNYKKHIRPIFGQKNVKDLASLDFEKFKQELIEKGLESQTIKHQLTLIRTIINYAIKHDILKNFTNPMSAGKVKMPEIDNKRQGYLTKEQARKILEILESTHPLTYHLMVLLLFTGARFSEITGASSQKNKTGIDTRLKWADVNFANNTIFFKKTKNGNERHIAMNETLRETINDLYENRVNENVINNSDGGIILRMPDYFATAVESVIPGNNALDTKYKITAHSLRHTHASWLAEAGLDILQIKEQLGHKNIDMTMRYAHLIPNIRHNITKALF; encoded by the coding sequence ATGGGACTGAAGCCAGTTGGTGGAAAATATGAAGGCGTTTGGATCAACGAGCTAAAGAATGGCGATATCTCCTATTACATCAATTATCGTGATGATCAAGGCAAGCCAGTTAAAGTACTTGTAGGTAAAAAAACGAAAATTTCTGATTTTACCGTAAAAGATGCTTATGCTAAATTGATCGAAATGAAGTATAAGCTTCAGCATGATGAAGAGCCAACTATCAAAGCTGGTCGAACTTCGAAACTAAAATTTGAGGCTATTTGGGAAGAGTTTTACAGTTATGCAAAGGCAAATAAAAAATCCTATCTCATGGATGAACGGAATTATAAAAAACACATCAGGCCTATTTTTGGACAAAAAAATGTCAAGGATCTAGCTTCATTAGATTTTGAGAAATTCAAGCAAGAACTGATAGAAAAGGGTTTGGAATCGCAAACAATCAAGCATCAATTAACACTCATCCGAACGATCATCAATTACGCGATCAAACATGATATACTCAAAAACTTTACCAATCCTATGAGTGCCGGCAAAGTCAAAATGCCAGAAATTGATAATAAACGACAAGGGTATTTAACGAAAGAACAGGCTAGAAAAATTTTAGAGATTTTGGAATCTACACACCCTTTGACGTATCATTTGATGGTACTACTCCTTTTTACCGGTGCACGGTTTAGTGAAATTACAGGTGCCTCATCTCAGAAAAACAAAACGGGTATCGATACTCGATTGAAATGGGCTGATGTCAATTTTGCTAACAATACGATTTTTTTCAAAAAGACAAAAAATGGCAATGAGCGCCATATCGCAATGAATGAAACCCTTCGCGAAACGATTAATGACCTTTATGAAAACAGAGTAAATGAAAATGTCATCAATAATAGTGACGGAGGGATAATTTTGAGAATGCCGGATTATTTTGCAACGGCGGTAGAAAGTGTTATTCCAGGTAATAACGCTCTGGATACTAAATATAAAATTACTGCCCACTCACTTCGTCATACCCATGCGAGTTGGCTTGCAGAAGCAGGGCTTGATATATTACAGATAAAAGAGCAATTAGGTCATAAAAATATTGATATGACAATGCGTTACGCACATTTAATTCCTAACATCAGACACAATATCACGAAAGCTTTGTTTTAG
- a CDS encoding cation-transporting P-type ATPase, with translation MNLPSAPWSETADTLLTRLETSAEGLSALDAENRLTRFGPNGIEEEERSRISLFLAQFASPIVWILLTAALISFVMEHHKDGVIILAVLTINALLGFYQELKAETSIRALQKLTESHVKVLRSGINALIPSRELVPGDIVLLVEGDIVPADIRLFESHALQVDEAVLTGESLPCDKNADTVLGEDTPLFERTNTVFSGTSVLRGKALGIVAATGESTQIARIAQSAQEASPHSPLTKSIRHFSRLLIAAIVLILSFLALIALMQGRSIEEVATFMLAQLVSAVPEGLPIVITLTLAIGAYRLSRHKVLVRHLPSVESLGSATVIATDKTGTLTEGVLSVREEIALDPDGLRLCAALCNDSLNGTGDAVDVALAQWLAEEYDMLRNRYERIYFHPFDPITRMMATVNRRGKDEKLYVKGAYEALIPLAVNPEHELERLSRAHDAMAERGLRVLAFGFSDHHWEDPSSAPFVLTGLVAFADRPKTGLDETITVAREAGIGLIMITGDNPVTAGVIAREVGICRGEARILLGSDLDRIDDKTLAEKLRHTDVVARAMPEHKYRIVRVLQQEGEIVAVTGDGVNDVPALKAADLGIAMGNGSEAAKSSSKMVIGDNNLGVIIDAVRQGRIIADNLRKVLFYLLSTSLGEILIISGAILMGLPLPLHPTQILWINIVTDGVNDKTFAMCKEEGNVMQRGVRKVNRQFFDNAMLLRLVWFAFSTALMSLVLFFYLLSSDHPYETALTATFCTVVVAQWINAVFAQKEGEPLLKNIRRTLTINPWLWFGISGGIALQAIALYAIPEWFHVIPPTAEILLYVLVASLGIFILEEGYKWGEYYVNARLKKKNHGSTKSAEGS, from the coding sequence ATGAACCTTCCTTCCGCACCCTGGTCCGAAACAGCCGACACCCTTTTAACCCGTTTGGAGACTTCCGCCGAAGGGTTGAGTGCGCTGGATGCCGAAAACCGCCTCACCCGTTTCGGTCCCAACGGAATCGAAGAGGAAGAACGCTCCAGAATCTCCCTTTTTCTGGCCCAGTTCGCAAGCCCGATTGTCTGGATTCTTCTGACTGCGGCCCTCATCAGCTTTGTCATGGAACATCACAAAGACGGCGTCATCATCCTCGCCGTTTTGACCATCAACGCCCTGTTAGGGTTTTATCAGGAACTCAAAGCCGAAACGTCGATCCGCGCCCTGCAAAAACTCACCGAAAGCCACGTCAAAGTTCTACGAAGCGGCATCAATGCCCTGATTCCTTCACGCGAACTGGTCCCCGGAGACATCGTGCTCCTGGTGGAGGGGGATATCGTCCCTGCGGACATACGGCTCTTCGAATCCCATGCTCTTCAAGTGGATGAAGCGGTGTTGACGGGGGAATCCCTCCCCTGTGATAAAAATGCCGATACGGTGCTGGGTGAGGACACTCCCTTGTTTGAACGGACCAATACCGTTTTTTCGGGAACCTCCGTCCTCAGGGGTAAAGCACTCGGGATCGTCGCGGCGACGGGAGAATCGACCCAAATAGCGCGTATCGCCCAATCGGCCCAGGAAGCATCCCCCCACTCGCCCCTCACCAAATCAATCCGCCATTTTTCCAGACTCCTGATCGCGGCTATTGTGCTGATCCTCTCGTTTCTTGCCCTTATTGCCCTGATGCAGGGGCGAAGCATCGAAGAGGTGGCAACTTTCATGCTCGCCCAGCTTGTTTCCGCAGTTCCCGAAGGGCTCCCGATCGTCATCACCCTGACCCTCGCGATCGGAGCCTACCGGCTGAGCCGCCACAAAGTACTGGTCCGCCATCTCCCTTCCGTCGAATCTCTAGGGAGCGCGACCGTGATCGCAACCGATAAAACGGGGACTCTTACCGAAGGCGTTTTATCCGTCAGGGAAGAGATTGCCCTCGATCCCGACGGACTCAGGCTGTGTGCCGCACTGTGCAACGATTCGCTAAACGGTACCGGAGATGCCGTCGACGTAGCCCTGGCACAATGGCTTGCAGAGGAGTATGACATGCTCCGAAACCGTTACGAACGGATCTATTTTCATCCGTTTGATCCCATCACCCGCATGATGGCTACCGTCAACCGTCGCGGGAAGGATGAAAAACTCTACGTCAAAGGGGCATACGAAGCCCTCATCCCCTTAGCCGTCAATCCCGAACACGAGCTTGAACGCCTTTCCCGCGCGCATGACGCCATGGCCGAGCGGGGGCTGAGGGTCCTTGCGTTCGGATTCAGCGATCATCACTGGGAAGACCCTTCCTCCGCACCGTTCGTCCTGACGGGACTCGTCGCATTCGCCGACCGCCCCAAAACGGGGCTGGACGAAACGATAACCGTTGCCCGCGAAGCGGGGATCGGGTTGATTATGATTACCGGCGACAACCCGGTTACGGCGGGAGTCATCGCCCGCGAAGTCGGGATCTGCAGAGGAGAAGCCCGCATTCTGCTCGGAAGCGATCTCGATCGGATCGACGACAAGACGCTTGCGGAGAAACTTCGGCATACCGATGTCGTGGCCCGCGCGATGCCCGAGCACAAATACCGCATCGTTCGTGTCCTTCAGCAAGAAGGGGAAATCGTCGCGGTCACCGGAGACGGAGTCAACGACGTTCCGGCGCTCAAGGCGGCCGATCTCGGGATCGCGATGGGAAACGGCAGTGAAGCGGCCAAATCCTCCTCCAAAATGGTCATCGGCGACAACAATCTGGGAGTCATTATCGATGCCGTACGTCAGGGAAGAATCATTGCCGACAACCTGCGCAAAGTGCTCTTTTATCTCCTCTCGACGAGCCTTGGAGAAATTCTTATCATCAGCGGCGCCATCCTGATGGGGCTTCCCCTTCCGCTTCACCCGACCCAAATTCTGTGGATCAACATTGTGACCGACGGGGTCAATGACAAGACCTTCGCGATGTGCAAAGAAGAGGGGAACGTCATGCAAAGGGGAGTACGCAAAGTTAACCGACAGTTTTTCGACAACGCGATGCTGCTGCGGCTGGTATGGTTTGCCTTTTCGACCGCGCTGATGTCGCTCGTCCTCTTTTTTTATCTACTCTCCAGCGATCATCCCTACGAAACGGCCCTGACCGCCACATTCTGCACGGTGGTCGTCGCTCAATGGATCAACGCCGTTTTTGCGCAAAAAGAGGGGGAACCGTTGTTGAAAAACATCAGACGCACCCTGACGATCAACCCCTGGCTGTGGTTCGGGATCAGCGGGGGAATCGCGCTTCAGGCGATTGCGCTGTACGCCATCCCCGAATGGTTCCACGTCATTCCCCCCACCGCCGAAATATTGCTCTACGTTCTCGTGGCCTCTTTGGGAATTTTCATTCTCGAAGAGGGGTACAAGTGGGGAGAATACTACGTCAATGCCCGGTTAAAGAAAAAAAATCACGGCTCGACCAAATCGGCGGAAGGCTCGTAA
- a CDS encoding GGDEF domain-containing protein: MKIQRFVLINIAVAFLAISVVSAGFYYVERMITLRYVATALNQSIFNLEEDLSKALQNNRPDSIQALLDQSAAIDDAVAVFSLSRDGKTIGASSSRTLAGKMIAEGYLPVSQIQQGIRDHHLRYAAEIAYFPESRQERALLLIELNEEFIYSRLNQIALFYGLTLFLVFAVVALSLYGVVRRWMIRPLEEIAYRAQKQETGHRDHLIEELSLLDATLGESFRSMKIQQDHLREALDETRYLDGILRTVADINQYLLTARNVGELLHHSCNRLAQHPGYELCHIALRANSALVVEAFSNDTTGYLYGGMKIDLDQEHLDERDPSVVAYTENETIIIDHLEHNTSLGAWRYIAEKGQFGSVIAIPLVETIDALPIGVMTIYAKNSHGFEAKEIAMLEELAGDIGFAVGSFTQRTRLQYHLTTDAVTDLPNRFSLVEALERKGISALAIINIDRFSDINDVYGITIGDAILSGYAHWLKRMIAAEPHISLYKMGSDEYALVYEECSDMSYCIAFLDRLIAMTQKESFVIEGIEIVLTITVGIAPTSERVLEHATAALKEAKRKRRSLEVFSYEVKQEQGKNIAWYKRIKEAVEESRIVPFFQPIVDNVTGRIVKYEALIRLIDPEGKVISPYLFLEIAKKTKIYPELTKIMIDKVIARFKGSELPVSLNLSTQDLTNPDLADYLESTILREGMGRLIIFEILESEGFENYDAVSAFVDRFKSIGCRFAIDDFGSGYSNFDHLLKLNVDTIKIDGTLIKNLPHDRNAQIFVKHIAEFAHEMGISTVAEFVSSEEIYERVKASGVDASQGYYFYEPSADLVEP; this comes from the coding sequence GTGAAGATCCAGCGCTTCGTCCTGATCAACATCGCCGTCGCGTTTCTCGCCATTTCGGTCGTGTCGGCCGGATTTTACTACGTCGAGAGGATGATTACGCTGCGTTATGTGGCGACGGCGTTGAATCAAAGCATTTTCAATCTCGAAGAAGACCTGAGCAAAGCGCTGCAAAACAACCGGCCCGATTCCATCCAGGCGCTGCTAGACCAGTCGGCCGCGATCGACGACGCGGTAGCGGTCTTTTCCCTGTCGCGGGACGGGAAAACGATCGGCGCGTCTTCGTCCCGTACCCTTGCGGGAAAAATGATCGCAGAAGGGTATCTTCCGGTCTCCCAGATCCAGCAGGGGATACGCGACCACCATCTGCGGTATGCGGCGGAAATCGCCTATTTTCCGGAGTCGCGGCAGGAACGGGCATTATTGCTGATCGAGTTGAACGAGGAGTTCATTTACAGCCGCCTCAACCAGATCGCGCTGTTTTACGGTCTCACCCTTTTCCTGGTCTTTGCGGTCGTGGCGCTGAGCCTTTATGGCGTTGTCCGCCGCTGGATGATCCGACCCCTGGAGGAGATCGCCTATCGTGCCCAAAAACAGGAGACGGGGCATCGGGACCATCTGATCGAAGAATTGTCGTTGCTAGATGCGACGCTGGGCGAATCGTTCCGTTCGATGAAAATCCAGCAGGATCATCTGAGAGAAGCGCTTGACGAAACCCGTTATCTCGACGGAATACTGCGTACCGTAGCCGATATCAATCAGTATCTTTTAACCGCCCGGAATGTCGGCGAACTGCTGCATCATTCCTGCAACCGTCTCGCACAGCATCCCGGGTACGAGCTCTGCCATATCGCGTTGCGGGCTAACAGCGCCCTGGTCGTCGAGGCTTTTTCGAACGATACTACGGGGTACCTGTACGGCGGGATGAAAATCGATCTCGATCAGGAACACCTTGACGAAAGAGACCCTTCGGTAGTTGCTTACACCGAAAACGAAACAATCATCATCGACCATCTCGAGCACAATACGTCGCTGGGTGCATGGCGCTACATCGCCGAAAAGGGGCAGTTCGGTTCGGTTATCGCCATTCCCCTGGTCGAAACGATCGATGCACTGCCGATCGGGGTGATGACGATCTATGCCAAAAACTCCCACGGATTCGAAGCCAAAGAGATTGCAATGCTCGAAGAACTCGCAGGGGACATCGGATTTGCCGTCGGTTCGTTCACCCAACGCACACGGCTGCAGTATCATCTCACAACCGATGCCGTAACCGATCTTCCGAACCGTTTTTCGCTGGTCGAAGCGCTGGAACGCAAAGGAATCTCGGCCCTGGCGATCATCAACATCGACCGTTTCAGCGATATCAACGATGTCTACGGGATTACGATCGGGGATGCGATTCTCTCGGGGTATGCCCACTGGCTCAAGCGGATGATCGCGGCCGAACCCCATATTTCGCTGTACAAGATGGGGAGTGATGAATACGCGCTGGTGTACGAAGAGTGCAGTGACATGAGTTACTGCATCGCGTTTTTGGACCGCCTGATCGCGATGACGCAAAAAGAGTCTTTCGTGATCGAGGGGATCGAAATCGTCCTCACCATCACCGTCGGGATTGCGCCCACTTCGGAACGGGTCCTTGAACACGCCACCGCCGCGCTCAAAGAGGCCAAGCGTAAACGGCGTAGCCTGGAGGTTTTTTCGTACGAAGTGAAGCAGGAACAGGGGAAAAATATCGCCTGGTACAAACGGATCAAAGAGGCGGTCGAAGAATCCCGCATCGTCCCTTTCTTTCAGCCGATCGTCGATAACGTGACGGGCCGGATCGTCAAATACGAGGCGCTGATCCGTCTGATCGATCCCGAGGGAAAGGTGATCTCCCCCTACCTGTTTCTTGAAATCGCCAAAAAAACGAAAATCTATCCCGAATTGACCAAAATCATGATCGATAAAGTGATCGCGCGCTTCAAAGGGAGCGAGTTGCCGGTGAGTCTGAACCTCTCGACGCAGGATCTGACGAACCCCGACCTGGCCGATTATCTCGAATCGACCATATTGCGTGAAGGGATGGGGCGGCTGATCATTTTCGAAATTCTCGAAAGCGAAGGGTTTGAAAATTACGATGCGGTGTCGGCGTTCGTCGACCGCTTCAAATCGATCGGATGCCGGTTTGCGATTGATGATTTCGGATCGGGCTATTCGAATTTCGACCACCTTCTCAAGCTCAACGTCGATACGATCAAAATCGACGGGACGCTGATCAAAAACCTTCCGCACGACCGGAACGCGCAGATTTTCGTCAAGCATATCGCCGAATTCGCCCACGAGATGGGGATCAGCACCGTCGCCGAATTCGTATCGAGCGAAGAGATCTACGAACGGGTCAAAGCCAGCGGCGTCGATGCGTCGCAGGGGTATTATTTTTACGAGCCTTCCGCCGATTTGGTCGAGCCGTGA